A part of Paenibacillus donghaensis genomic DNA contains:
- the mtaB gene encoding tRNA (N(6)-L-threonylcarbamoyladenosine(37)-C(2))-methylthiotransferase MtaB — translation MSSVAFYTLGCKVNFYDTEAIWQLFKNEGYEQVDFEGSADVYLINTCTVTNTGDKKSRQMIRRAVRRNPEAIVAVTGCYAQTSPGEILDIPGVDLVIGNQDRDQIMTHVKNIQHSRQPVNAVRNIMKTREFEELDVPGFADRTRAFMKIQDGCNNFCTFCIIPWSRGLSRSRDPKSIVAQARQLVEAGYKEFVLTGIHTGGYGDDLENYRLSNLLWELDGVEGLERVRISSIEASQIDDKLLDVLNRSPKMCRHLHIPLQAGHNDVLKGMRRKYTTEEYMSKIIAIRQAMPNVGITTDVIVGFPGETDEMFQAGYEFMKAVNFSEMHVFPYSKRTGTPAARMENQVDEEVKNSRVQLLIDLSEDMQLSYARQFVGQTLSVIPERSAKDAPGREVQHGFTDNYLQVLFAGDDSLQGELCEVKITEAGINECKGELVRVSRSGQPVR, via the coding sequence ATGTCATCTGTAGCATTTTATACGTTGGGCTGCAAAGTCAATTTCTATGATACTGAAGCCATCTGGCAGCTGTTCAAAAATGAAGGATATGAGCAGGTTGATTTCGAGGGTTCCGCCGATGTCTATCTGATCAACACCTGTACGGTAACCAATACCGGCGATAAAAAAAGCCGCCAGATGATCCGCCGCGCGGTGCGCCGCAATCCGGAGGCGATCGTTGCGGTAACCGGCTGCTACGCGCAGACCTCGCCTGGTGAAATCCTCGACATTCCAGGTGTCGATCTGGTCATCGGCAATCAGGACCGTGACCAGATAATGACCCATGTCAAGAATATTCAGCATTCGCGTCAGCCGGTGAACGCAGTGCGTAACATTATGAAGACGCGTGAATTCGAGGAACTGGATGTACCGGGCTTCGCAGACCGCACGCGGGCCTTCATGAAGATCCAGGACGGCTGCAACAACTTCTGCACCTTCTGCATTATTCCCTGGTCACGCGGTCTCTCGCGCAGCCGTGATCCCAAGAGCATCGTGGCTCAGGCGCGTCAACTGGTGGAAGCGGGCTACAAGGAATTTGTGCTGACCGGCATCCATACTGGCGGATACGGTGACGACCTGGAGAATTACCGGCTGTCCAATCTGCTCTGGGAACTCGACGGGGTGGAAGGGCTGGAGAGAGTACGGATCAGCTCGATCGAAGCCAGCCAGATTGATGACAAGCTGCTGGATGTGCTGAACCGTTCGCCGAAAATGTGCCGTCATCTGCATATTCCGCTGCAGGCTGGACATAACGATGTGCTGAAGGGGATGCGCCGCAAATACACCACTGAAGAATATATGTCCAAAATTATAGCGATTCGTCAGGCCATGCCTAATGTCGGCATCACCACCGACGTGATTGTCGGCTTCCCGGGTGAAACCGATGAGATGTTCCAGGCTGGCTACGAGTTTATGAAGGCAGTCAATTTCTCGGAAATGCATGTGTTTCCCTATTCCAAGCGGACCGGAACGCCCGCAGCACGAATGGAGAACCAGGTGGACGAAGAGGTCAAAAACAGCCGTGTGCAGCTGTTGATTGATCTGTCAGAGGACATGCAGCTGTCCTATGCACGCCAGTTCGTGGGCCAGACGCTCAGCGTTATACCCGAACGATCGGCTAAAGATGCGCCGGGCCGGGAGGTCCAGCACGGCTTCACCGACAACTATCTGCAGGTGCTGTTTGCAGGCGATGATTCCCTGCAGGGCGAGCTGTGCGAGGTGAAGATTACCGAGGCCGGCATCAATGAATGCAAGGGCGAGCTGGTTCGTGTCAGCCGCTCCGGGCAGCCAGTCCGATAA
- a CDS encoding PadR family transcriptional regulator codes for MEMTDWTSQVRRGIMEFCILLLVSRQPRYGYELVTLLEKWEQLAITEGTLYPLLRRMQKDNYLESFWQGSDYGPPRKYYSLTAAGAVLLETMSSEWSLLSFAVDQIQLYRGEDHL; via the coding sequence ATGGAAATGACGGATTGGACCTCACAGGTCCGCAGGGGAATTATGGAGTTCTGCATCTTGCTGCTGGTCAGCAGGCAGCCGCGTTACGGCTATGAGCTGGTGACGCTGCTGGAGAAATGGGAGCAGCTGGCGATTACGGAAGGGACGCTGTATCCTCTTCTGCGCCGGATGCAGAAAGACAATTATCTGGAATCGTTCTGGCAGGGATCGGATTATGGTCCGCCGCGCAAGTATTATAGTTTAACCGCCGCTGGGGCCGTTCTGCTGGAGACTATGTCTTCAGAGTGGAGCCTGCTCTCTTTTGCGGTAGATCAAATTCAGTTGTATAGAGGAGAAGATCATTTATGA
- a CDS encoding site-2 protease family protein, whose amino-acid sequence MEFLQSIIRIPLEQLPFFLVTLLIAFTVHEFSHAYFANKFGDPTARLLGRMTLNPVVHFDFWGIILLVIAGFGWARPVPVNRDNFSRPRLMGVIVSAAGPISNLLLGILGSLIFGLLLATGTMNSITNDQLYKAVYWFFSIFIQLNLFLFLFNLIPLPPLDGYRIVEDLAPRPLRGRLQQYEQYSMLIFLLILFIPGLRTYTIDPLNIWASEMFATFVNFFFKLFGGA is encoded by the coding sequence ATGGAATTTTTACAGAGCATTATTCGCATTCCGCTGGAGCAGCTTCCTTTTTTTCTGGTTACTCTGCTGATAGCATTTACGGTTCATGAGTTCAGTCATGCTTATTTTGCCAATAAATTTGGTGATCCCACAGCCCGGCTGCTGGGACGGATGACCCTGAACCCTGTCGTCCACTTTGATTTCTGGGGTATTATTCTGCTGGTGATTGCCGGATTCGGCTGGGCCCGTCCCGTGCCGGTTAACCGCGACAACTTCAGCCGTCCCCGGCTGATGGGCGTTATTGTTTCCGCTGCCGGCCCGATCAGCAACCTGTTGCTCGGTATTCTCGGCTCGTTGATCTTCGGTTTGCTGCTGGCGACCGGAACAATGAATTCCATTACCAACGATCAGCTATACAAGGCCGTCTATTGGTTCTTTAGTATCTTCATTCAGCTGAACCTGTTCCTGTTTCTGTTCAACCTGATCCCACTGCCGCCGCTGGACGGCTACCGGATTGTGGAGGATCTCGCTCCACGTCCGCTGCGCGGACGACTGCAGCAATATGAGCAATATTCGATGCTGATCTTCCTGCTGATCCTGTTTATTCCCGGACTGCGTACCTATACGATTGATCCGTTGAATATTTGGGCCAGCGAAATGTTTGCAACGTTCGTGAACTTCTTCTTCAAGCTGTTTGGCGGGGCCTGA
- a CDS encoding AraC family transcriptional regulator, protein MKKGRMFYKIFIPILVLGIGLVISFGSYIYLTTIQSVIDSVASGKQSLITQIKNTLEQKIETIEFAFNTYSTTSSFSEVVQNPITEQDFQAYRNINSQLNYIASMGMDGVDYSLISLVQNWKISNGKLSYLTAEERDNLYKSYIDNQSRGLFWVKTDKGIRFVNTLPVFSQTKQAIVLSDISLQTLQQTLQTEDNTAVFILNRQGELLYESESGKALLTDGQLRHITEVARSESQTGTVALNKVNHQEVQALYAKSSYNNWIYVTLLDQQEISDALKTTRFGLIMMGVVITLLIVVVAYVISVYFTKPIRQIQRRLPGSAQPVPKDEIDWIITSIDTILSEKESLEGLIQSEMPQLETQFILNLFRSRITAEEQERNMRRFGYALTADTVYATLLIQLDNYGERQASDKDLLLVAVNKLVEELIPKTRRMIPILLNDRTQATILIFEGQNEQENRKQILADAKLIIKTVREILKLSVSIGISKLYSDLLHSKEACEMSKQALHHRLNLGKESIIFYEDISMVISGPVLLHYPAELESQLFDAIRLGDEEQVSRSLYPLLGEMMKHSKNPMNFEVTLIRFVNNLIQLEQLIGVEVLLTQDNYALYHRLLDIRNPEEIERILVKEVIQPMVTSMKEKTTRQFRCLSEQIAAIVRAEYDQDLSLELIGERLHYSPNYLSSIFKREFGMTFSEYIMSYRLEMAKKWLVESDMTIKEMAERLQYHNPQNFIRSFRKKEHVTPGAYRTMKQDK, encoded by the coding sequence ATGAAAAAAGGCAGGATGTTCTATAAGATTTTTATTCCTATTCTAGTATTGGGCATCGGCCTGGTCATCAGCTTCGGCAGCTATATTTATTTGACGACCATTCAATCGGTTATTGATAGCGTTGCCAGCGGCAAGCAAAGCCTGATTACCCAAATCAAAAATACGCTGGAGCAGAAAATCGAAACGATAGAGTTTGCTTTCAATACTTACAGCACTACCAGCTCATTCAGTGAGGTAGTCCAGAATCCGATTACAGAGCAGGATTTCCAGGCGTACCGAAATATCAATTCCCAGCTCAACTATATCGCTAGCATGGGGATGGACGGCGTGGATTACTCGCTGATCAGTCTGGTCCAGAACTGGAAGATTTCCAACGGCAAGCTCTCCTATTTAACAGCGGAAGAGCGTGACAATCTGTATAAGAGCTATATCGACAACCAGAGCCGGGGATTGTTCTGGGTCAAGACGGACAAGGGCATCCGCTTCGTAAATACGCTTCCGGTATTCTCGCAGACTAAGCAGGCAATTGTCTTATCGGATATTTCACTGCAGACGCTGCAGCAAACCCTGCAGACGGAGGACAACACCGCAGTGTTTATTCTGAACCGGCAGGGTGAACTGCTGTATGAATCGGAATCCGGCAAAGCGCTGCTGACCGATGGGCAGCTGCGTCACATTACCGAGGTCGCGCGAAGCGAGAGTCAGACAGGAACGGTTGCGCTGAATAAGGTCAATCACCAGGAGGTTCAGGCCCTTTATGCGAAATCTTCCTATAATAATTGGATTTATGTAACGCTGCTCGACCAGCAGGAAATCTCTGATGCTCTGAAGACCACCCGGTTCGGCTTAATTATGATGGGTGTGGTGATCACACTGCTGATTGTCGTGGTGGCCTACGTGATCTCCGTTTATTTCACCAAGCCGATCCGCCAGATTCAGCGCAGGTTGCCGGGTAGTGCCCAGCCGGTCCCAAAGGATGAAATTGACTGGATTATTACATCAATTGATACCATTCTGTCGGAGAAGGAAAGTCTGGAGGGCTTGATTCAGTCTGAAATGCCCCAGCTGGAAACCCAATTTATACTGAACCTGTTCCGCAGCCGGATTACGGCGGAAGAACAGGAGCGCAATATGCGGCGCTTCGGCTATGCTCTGACAGCGGACACAGTATATGCGACCCTGCTGATCCAGCTGGATAATTACGGGGAACGGCAGGCCAGCGACAAGGATCTGCTGCTCGTAGCGGTCAACAAGCTGGTGGAGGAGCTGATTCCCAAGACGCGGCGGATGATCCCGATCCTGCTGAATGACCGTACCCAAGCGACCATTCTGATCTTTGAGGGACAGAACGAACAGGAGAACCGGAAGCAAATCCTTGCCGATGCCAAGCTGATCATCAAGACAGTCAGGGAAATCCTGAAGCTGTCGGTCAGCATAGGGATCAGCAAGCTGTACAGTGATTTATTACACAGCAAGGAAGCCTGCGAGATGAGCAAGCAGGCGTTGCACCACCGACTGAATCTCGGTAAGGAATCGATTATTTTCTATGAGGATATTTCGATGGTGATCTCCGGACCCGTGCTGCTGCATTATCCGGCGGAGCTGGAATCGCAGCTGTTCGACGCCATCCGGTTAGGTGATGAGGAGCAGGTATCGCGCTCCCTGTACCCGCTATTGGGGGAGATGATGAAGCACAGCAAGAATCCGATGAATTTCGAGGTGACCCTGATCCGGTTCGTGAACAATCTGATACAGCTGGAGCAGCTGATCGGCGTGGAGGTGCTGCTGACCCAGGATAATTATGCGCTGTATCACCGGCTGCTGGATATCCGCAACCCGGAAGAGATTGAACGCATCCTGGTGAAGGAAGTCATCCAGCCGATGGTAACCAGCATGAAGGAGAAGACCACCCGCCAGTTCCGCTGCCTATCCGAGCAGATTGCAGCCATCGTTCGTGCCGAATACGACCAGGATCTGTCGCTGGAATTGATCGGTGAGCGCCTGCATTACAGTCCGAACTATTTGAGCAGCATCTTTAAGCGGGAATTTGGCATGACCTTCAGTGAATACATCATGAGCTACCGGTTGGAAATGGCCAAGAAATGGCTGGTGGAGAGCGACATGACGATCAAGGAGATGGCTGAACGCCTGCAGTACCATAACCCGCAGAATTTCATCCGTTCCTTCCGCAAGAAGGAGCATGTGACGCCAGGCGCATACCGGACCATGAAGCAGGACAAATAA
- a CDS encoding DUF1700 domain-containing protein has protein sequence MNREAREYLNAFHHHLHPLPEAERMDAVREIESHIEESLYNGQGESEILARLGNPRKLAKAYVSEQVIQGKDRSFAAMMMLIRFYCSTGLLSIMVIPFLATIAFGFGLSAVLSLLAGVLRTLGVPYITMNIGNDIQVPREYSMLVAVILAVILEGIAYYSWIYLRKYITYISTEYRKLLPVQRTI, from the coding sequence ATGAACCGGGAAGCAAGAGAATATCTGAATGCATTTCATCATCATCTTCATCCATTGCCGGAAGCAGAGCGCATGGATGCGGTCCGTGAGATTGAGAGTCATATTGAAGAGAGCCTCTACAACGGTCAGGGGGAGTCAGAGATTCTGGCAAGACTGGGCAACCCGCGCAAATTAGCCAAAGCATATGTCAGTGAACAGGTTATCCAGGGAAAAGACCGCTCCTTCGCGGCAATGATGATGCTGATCAGATTCTATTGCTCTACAGGCCTCTTGAGCATTATGGTAATTCCTTTTCTGGCTACCATTGCCTTCGGATTCGGACTTTCGGCTGTTTTGTCCCTGCTGGCAGGGGTATTGCGCACACTTGGTGTCCCTTACATAACCATGAATATCGGAAATGATATACAGGTTCCAAGAGAGTACAGCATGCTGGTTGCGGTAATTCTGGCAGTGATACTGGAGGGGATCGCCTATTACAGCTGGATCTATTTGCGTAAATACATAACTTACATTTCGACAGAATACCGCAAGCTGCTGCCAGTACAGCGGACGATCTAG
- the prmA gene encoding 50S ribosomal protein L11 methyltransferase: protein MLWHELTIHTREEAQDMIANLLYEAGAGGVSIEESGTLNKTRDTRYGELYDEPLNDIPEGEAVIKGYYADTVAMEALILELAPQVEELRQYGIDPGKALISWKTVDEEEWAHAWKQYFKPLRVSERLTIKPTWEEYTPESADERIIELDPGMAFGTGTHPTTALCLRALEKHISGGEEVIDVGTGSGILAVGAVLLGARAVLALDLDPVAVTSARENVALNRLESAIMVKESDLLSLLGGEGAADTPAGEMWPSARPGFAAEEETPSAAMGSGIGVTLPVKLIVANILAEIIVLFTDDVYRALQPGGIYITSGIYKDKEELVAGALQQSGFEIMEISREEDWVAFTAGKR from the coding sequence ATGTTATGGCATGAACTAACGATACATACAAGGGAAGAAGCGCAGGACATGATCGCCAATCTGCTGTATGAAGCAGGGGCAGGCGGAGTGTCCATAGAAGAGTCCGGCACACTCAACAAAACAAGGGATACCCGTTATGGGGAGCTGTACGATGAGCCGCTGAACGATATTCCCGAGGGAGAGGCCGTGATCAAGGGGTATTACGCGGACACCGTCGCCATGGAGGCGCTTATTCTGGAGCTGGCCCCCCAGGTTGAGGAGCTGCGCCAATATGGAATTGATCCGGGGAAGGCGCTGATCTCCTGGAAGACCGTAGATGAAGAGGAGTGGGCCCATGCCTGGAAGCAGTATTTCAAGCCGCTGCGGGTCTCGGAGCGTCTGACCATCAAGCCTACCTGGGAGGAGTATACACCGGAGAGTGCGGATGAACGGATTATCGAGCTAGACCCGGGAATGGCCTTCGGCACCGGAACCCACCCGACCACTGCGCTCTGTTTGCGTGCGCTGGAGAAGCATATCAGCGGCGGCGAAGAGGTTATTGATGTAGGTACAGGTTCCGGGATTCTTGCCGTAGGCGCCGTGCTGCTAGGCGCGAGAGCGGTGCTGGCCTTGGATCTGGACCCTGTGGCTGTAACGAGCGCACGTGAGAATGTGGCTTTGAACAGGCTGGAATCGGCCATCATGGTGAAGGAGAGCGATCTTCTCTCGCTGCTGGGAGGCGAAGGGGCTGCCGATACGCCGGCCGGAGAGATGTGGCCTTCGGCAAGACCGGGCTTTGCCGCAGAAGAGGAGACGCCATCAGCAGCCATGGGTAGCGGTATAGGGGTAACTCTGCCGGTGAAGCTAATAGTGGCCAATATTCTGGCAGAAATTATTGTATTATTTACCGATGACGTCTACCGTGCACTGCAGCCTGGGGGGATCTATATTACCTCAGGGATTTATAAAGATAAAGAAGAGCTGGTTGCCGGGGCGCTGCAGCAGTCCGGTTTTGAGATTATGGAAATTTCCCGTGAGGAAGATTGGGTGGCCTTTACAGCCGGAAAGAGGTAG
- a CDS encoding extracellular solute-binding protein produces MSRNYKKLAALMLCSGLVLSACGGGNSNTNSQAQSAKSGTTAEAENVKAKITWLNLLHTASPPTDKVLSKIEEATHAEIEFSWVPDASKEERINTSLASGSLSDIVTLTILDNSSVRNALKAGMFWEVSPYLDEFPNLAAISQDTRNSASIEGKLYGVPFQKAKARNGVIIRKDWLDKLGMAVPKTTAELLEIAKAFTEKDPDSNGKKDTTGFMDRSDLVYGAFKTLGSYFGTPNVWAVDDAGIMTPEFETESYIQTMDYMRASFEGGYINQDFAVTAKNDQQQNFAQGKAGIYVGALFDSKNLLNMSKGIQDNMELVMVNDITSTGNEADRAIWAGTNGIGGLLSFPKSEVKDEKELKRILKFVNDIMNDDVYALMTYGIQDVHYTVDADMAVTIKDTDLWQQEVQPFSSSRPKEVGYKIHDADPLKVEAEKLIEENANYAVLNPAYSLESETNTTQGSELQKIVTDATYKYILGKIDLAGYKSEIEKWEKSGGSMIISEYEAAYKAINP; encoded by the coding sequence ATGAGTCGCAATTACAAGAAACTTGCAGCCTTGATGCTGTGCAGCGGTCTGGTACTCTCAGCATGTGGTGGAGGAAACTCAAATACTAACAGTCAGGCGCAATCGGCTAAATCGGGGACAACAGCGGAGGCAGAGAACGTTAAGGCCAAGATTACCTGGCTGAACCTGCTGCATACAGCATCACCGCCAACGGATAAGGTGCTTAGCAAAATTGAAGAAGCAACCCATGCGGAAATCGAGTTCTCCTGGGTTCCGGATGCCTCTAAGGAAGAGCGGATTAACACTTCTCTGGCTTCGGGTTCGCTGTCGGATATTGTTACACTGACCATCCTTGATAATTCTTCGGTGCGCAACGCGCTGAAAGCGGGCATGTTCTGGGAAGTGAGCCCTTATCTGGACGAATTCCCGAATCTGGCAGCCATCTCCCAGGATACCCGCAACTCGGCATCCATTGAAGGGAAGCTCTACGGCGTACCGTTCCAGAAAGCCAAAGCCAGAAACGGCGTCATTATCCGCAAGGACTGGCTCGATAAACTGGGAATGGCGGTTCCGAAGACTACAGCCGAACTGCTTGAGATTGCGAAAGCGTTTACCGAGAAGGACCCTGATAGCAACGGCAAAAAGGATACAACCGGCTTTATGGACCGCAGCGACCTGGTGTACGGAGCGTTCAAAACACTGGGCTCCTACTTCGGAACACCGAACGTTTGGGCGGTGGATGATGCCGGCATCATGACACCGGAGTTCGAAACGGAATCTTACATTCAAACCATGGATTATATGAGAGCCTCATTTGAAGGCGGCTATATCAACCAGGATTTTGCGGTAACCGCCAAAAATGACCAGCAGCAGAACTTTGCACAGGGGAAAGCCGGGATTTATGTCGGCGCATTGTTTGACAGCAAAAATCTGCTGAACATGTCCAAAGGTATTCAGGACAATATGGAACTAGTTATGGTTAATGACATCACCTCGACCGGCAATGAAGCAGACCGTGCGATCTGGGCGGGGACAAACGGAATCGGCGGATTGCTGTCCTTCCCGAAATCGGAGGTCAAGGATGAGAAAGAGCTGAAGCGGATTCTGAAATTTGTGAACGATATCATGAATGATGATGTCTATGCCCTCATGACCTACGGTATCCAGGATGTGCATTATACGGTAGATGCGGACATGGCGGTAACGATTAAGGACACCGATCTGTGGCAGCAGGAAGTGCAGCCGTTCTCATCATCCCGTCCGAAAGAAGTTGGATACAAAATTCATGATGCCGATCCGCTTAAGGTGGAAGCCGAGAAGCTAATTGAAGAAAATGCAAACTATGCTGTACTGAACCCTGCCTATTCACTGGAATCCGAGACGAACACTACACAAGGCTCAGAGCTGCAGAAGATTGTTACGGATGCCACCTATAAATATATCCTCGGAAAAATCGATCTGGCAGGGTACAAATCCGAGATTGAAAAGTGGGAGAAATCCGGAGGCAGCATGATTATTTCCGAATACGAGGCAGCTTATAAAGCCATAAATCCTTAA
- a CDS encoding RsmE family RNA methyltransferase: MQRYFVAPEQFAEGAVRVGGEDARHIAKVMRGKEGDKLIVSDGVSREVLAEITRIEIGEVTLNILEALEMTHEARISVTVAQSLPKADKMETVIQKCTEIGAAAFVPFLSERTIVQYDERKESKRLDRWRKICKEAAEQAHRNIVPAVGAPVSWKQLLKSFADYDAVYFCYEKEAGLQLRSAVAPWLAGLPPEAGGKVLVVVGPEGGFSVEEYAQAEEAGAVSVGLGRRILRCETAGMVAAACILYESGEMGGA, from the coding sequence ATGCAGCGGTATTTCGTAGCACCGGAGCAGTTCGCAGAGGGTGCAGTCAGAGTCGGCGGTGAAGATGCCCGCCATATTGCCAAGGTGATGCGCGGGAAAGAAGGAGACAAGCTGATTGTCAGCGATGGCGTCTCCCGGGAAGTGTTGGCCGAAATCACCCGGATTGAAATCGGGGAAGTCACCTTGAATATACTGGAAGCGCTGGAGATGACGCATGAAGCGCGGATCTCGGTAACGGTGGCCCAGAGTCTGCCCAAGGCGGACAAGATGGAGACAGTGATTCAGAAATGCACCGAGATCGGAGCGGCGGCGTTCGTGCCGTTTCTGTCGGAGCGTACTATTGTGCAATACGATGAACGCAAGGAGAGCAAACGGCTGGACCGCTGGCGCAAGATCTGCAAGGAAGCGGCTGAGCAGGCTCACCGCAACATTGTTCCGGCCGTAGGGGCACCTGTGTCCTGGAAGCAGCTGCTGAAATCCTTTGCTGATTATGATGCGGTCTACTTCTGCTATGAGAAGGAAGCCGGCCTGCAGCTGCGCAGCGCGGTTGCGCCTTGGCTGGCCGGGCTTCCGCCGGAAGCAGGCGGCAAGGTGCTGGTTGTGGTCGGGCCGGAAGGCGGATTCAGCGTGGAGGAATATGCTCAGGCCGAGGAGGCTGGAGCCGTGTCTGTAGGACTGGGCCGGCGGATTCTGCGTTGTGAGACAGCGGGCATGGTAGCCGCGGCCTGTATTTTATATGAGTCAGGAGAAATGGGGGGAGCTTAA
- a CDS encoding ABC transporter permease, which produces MKAPPVRIKRTAHSLLSLKRHKLLYLMILPGFLYFIIFKYLPMGGLIIAFQDYQPYLGITGSPWVGFKHFIRLFTEPTFLMLLRNTLILFALNIVIFFPLPIILALMLNEVRHKMFKSAIQTIIYIPHFLSWVIIVSISYVFMNVDGGVLNEIIAALGGHKISFLTSPEWLRTVYIGQIIWKELGWSTIIYLAAITVVDTQLYEAAEMDGAGRLRKTWHVTLPAIRPVIITLLILKIGHTLDLGFEHMYLLINSLNREVGEIFDTYIYTAGLKNGQLSFSTTVGLFKGVVGLVLVVLANKLAKKVGEDGVY; this is translated from the coding sequence ATGAAAGCACCACCGGTGAGAATAAAACGAACGGCGCATAGCCTGCTGAGTCTAAAAAGGCACAAGCTGTTGTATCTAATGATACTGCCGGGATTTCTCTATTTCATTATTTTTAAGTATCTGCCCATGGGCGGGCTAATCATCGCCTTTCAGGATTATCAGCCGTATCTGGGCATCACGGGAAGTCCCTGGGTCGGGTTCAAGCATTTTATCCGCTTGTTTACCGAACCTACCTTTTTAATGCTGCTGCGTAATACACTGATTTTGTTTGCGCTGAACATCGTGATCTTTTTCCCGCTCCCGATTATTCTGGCGCTGATGCTGAATGAGGTCCGGCACAAGATGTTCAAGAGTGCCATCCAGACGATTATCTATATCCCGCATTTCCTGTCATGGGTCATTATCGTCTCGATTTCCTATGTATTCATGAATGTGGACGGCGGGGTGCTGAACGAGATCATTGCGGCGCTCGGAGGGCATAAGATCAGCTTCCTGACCTCTCCCGAATGGCTGCGCACCGTGTACATCGGGCAAATCATCTGGAAAGAGCTGGGCTGGTCGACCATTATCTATCTGGCAGCCATTACCGTAGTGGACACCCAATTGTATGAAGCCGCTGAAATGGACGGGGCAGGAAGATTGCGCAAAACCTGGCATGTCACCTTGCCAGCCATTCGTCCGGTCATCATTACCCTGCTTATTCTGAAGATCGGTCATACGCTGGACCTCGGGTTTGAGCATATGTACCTGCTGATTAATTCCTTGAACCGAGAAGTTGGAGAAATTTTTGATACTTATATTTACACCGCCGGACTCAAGAACGGCCAATTAAGCTTCAGTACGACCGTCGGACTGTTCAAGGGAGTGGTGGGTCTGGTGCTCGTCGTTCTGGCGAACAAGCTGGCCAAGAAGGTCGGGGAAGACGGCGTATATTAA
- a CDS encoding carbohydrate ABC transporter permease, giving the protein MAQSSFKKETMGNRIFTIVNTTLLALIALICLLPFVNVFASSFASTQEVVEKKFILFPTTFSLDAYRYILSTPTIFKGLTVSILVTLVGTVVSMILTALMAYGLSRRYLYGRDFINFIVVFSMLFSGGMIPTFLVVKYFHLIDSYWSLIFPVAVNAFNLIIMRNFFQALPDSLEESAKIDGSNDFGVFIKIMLPLALPSIATLSLFYGVAYWNTYITAILYITDSTKWPIQVLLRQIVIVSSGMQAESTSVDIIPPAQTIKMAVIVVATVPMLIAYPFVQKHFTKGALLGAVKG; this is encoded by the coding sequence ATGGCGCAATCATCATTTAAAAAAGAAACTATGGGCAACCGGATATTTACCATAGTCAATACCACCCTGCTGGCACTCATTGCCCTCATCTGTCTTTTACCCTTTGTCAATGTATTTGCCAGTTCCTTTGCTTCAACACAGGAAGTAGTGGAGAAGAAGTTTATTCTCTTCCCGACCACCTTTTCTCTGGATGCTTACCGTTATATCCTGTCAACGCCAACTATCTTTAAAGGATTAACCGTGTCCATCCTTGTCACTCTGGTTGGAACCGTCGTCAGCATGATTCTTACTGCGCTGATGGCTTACGGCCTGTCGCGAAGATATCTGTATGGACGGGATTTCATCAACTTTATTGTCGTGTTCTCCATGCTCTTCAGCGGAGGAATGATTCCCACCTTCCTGGTCGTCAAATATTTCCATCTGATTGATTCCTACTGGTCGCTGATCTTCCCGGTAGCCGTTAATGCCTTCAACCTGATTATCATGCGCAACTTCTTTCAGGCGTTGCCGGACAGTCTTGAGGAATCGGCCAAAATCGACGGCTCCAATGATTTCGGCGTGTTCATTAAAATTATGCTGCCGCTGGCGCTGCCGTCCATTGCCACCCTCTCCCTCTTCTATGGAGTGGCTTACTGGAATACCTACATCACCGCGATTCTGTATATCACGGATTCCACCAAATGGCCGATTCAGGTGCTGCTGCGCCAGATTGTCATTGTCTCCAGCGGCATGCAGGCAGAAAGCACTTCGGTCGATATCATTCCGCCGGCCCAGACGATCAAAATGGCGGTTATTGTGGTCGCTACTGTTCCCATGCTGATCGCCTATCCGTTTGTGCAGAAGCATTTCACGAAAGGTGCCCTGCTGGGTGCAGTCAAAGGCTAG